ctggacactcttattttgtatttgacttcctgtttttgtggcataaagtggtgaacagttcaatggtcgccatggagatttgaggtcagcaaagactgcagctcaagaactctgacgtgatctttatgtttttgttggtatttatactcctattacatattactaggaaatttgtggttttgtctttgtcatttgaatgatttgtagtcatatttataggtacgtatttagtgctcattgcctctagctaacattagctagctacagtttgctaatgacagttagctaatagctgagcaagcataacatcgacaacagtaatatagagtagaccaggggtctcaaacacgcggcctgcgggccacactagtttgaggcccccaccttgatatgaaagtttaatgttagtgcgcaagtttgatatggatgctgtatggtatcatgtacccagaaaaaattattgcgtttgattaatgttcatgttaaaggttaaataactgttaatagttatcctccctattcgtgtggaagtggtaagtttttggctatttaaatttaaaggaaataacttgaaggctaccgtttacgtcgctagctctctagtttgcgagttagcatgtgtctcaagaccctgcagttgtaatgctctaataatgctagtTCAGTTGTGTGCTTCATTGTCGTTTGTTTGCTGCTACCTGAGTTTTCTTTTCCTTCTGCTGCAATTattgctaaaataaatattgtttttctgcATTTGGTCCTGGAGTCGAACCATAAAGCAATGACGCCCGAccgtgacaataggggtgttaacTCATGTCTAACACTTTGCATAACAAGTGCATAACTTTTTGCAGAATGCTAAATGCAACTCAAATTGTGTACCTGGTCTCTGAAGGGCAGGTTAGAAAACACGGGAAGGTTTTTGGCCCACTTCACAGACATGAAGAGAAGCCTGGCCGATGTCTCGTATACATTTTCCGAGGAGGACGGGTAAAGTGCCATGTGGTACTCCGAGGACGCTCGCTCTGGTTCATTGCTGGTCACATCGATGTTTTCGTCAACTGGAAAAGAGAAGGCAGGGAATGGCTGCTCAGGAAGAGGATTTGTGTCTTGTTATTTGACTTTATCTGggttgtctgttttggttaggaAATTATTTGGTTCTGGATTTGTTGGTTCGGCATGTTCTTTAGTACCTGCAAGTTTTCcatagtataaatgtgaatgtTAATCGTTATGAGCGGTTCATCCAATGTCAGCTAGCTGAGGCTACGTTAGAAAACAAATAATTGCCCCCTTACCGTCCTCGGGCTCCAGTTTGGCACAAGTCTCTGCTGTCATGAGGCTGGCCATGAAGCGATGGTTGTTCTGAGGGCTGACGCAGCGTTGTGGGGGCACAGAGGAGGCAATGGCTATGGACGAGGTGATGTGGGGCCATGTGATGACAGAGCCGcttgaggaggaagaagaagacgaggaggaggtgggTTCCCGTGTGGTGGCCAGGTGTTCCTTCTCAGGGTCCACATCGATGGAGTCCAGACGCACTTGAGCTGTGCTGCGGGGTTGACGCTCATTCTGAACAGCTGTGGTAACGACGGGAAGAGTttggtttagaccaggggtgctcacactttttcagcatgcgagctacttttaaaatgaccgagtcaaaatgatctacccactacaaaaatgcaaaacatctatttattgtcaaatgtattgaggattatttgtacgtacaatgtatgttgatgtaccttacataaccaaatgagccaatattgcaaaacacacataattaacaattaacattttttgtaattacctgagtttactttgatgacttgcactgaattgaaccagccagggatgcatagtccggacagtagctgctgatagccagcctcaagcacacttccaaatgtttatcagtcatggataatatccgtatcataatatccgtataatattccatatccgtatggaagtgatatgttttttgcctttttacttggtccagtttttgcctttttacttggtccagctccttcactcattttagtgactataaacttaaaatctcgcaattcgccgactagcttagcactttgcatcgttgtttacgcatgagcggtgacctaaaggtcaaaattcagttgtcatctgattggttgtcctgtatgtcaatcaagtaacggggatggatgataggctgacatcgtaagttctgctgcacttagagacgttgtttgatttgattggtcacccgaagggcaacattcagttgtcatctgaatggctgccctgtatatcaatcaagtgacggcattgatgctgggatgatatttttttaatgtcacgccgcgatcgaccagtaccacctccgcgatcgaccggtagctcgcgatcgacttaatgagcacccctggtttagtttAATGTGTACAAAATTCTAGAAAAAGAATCCCACATGCTCACCGTCTTTATTCATGCCGGCCTGTAAGCACTTCTTCAGTCGGCAAGCCTGACACTGGTTGCGATGAGCTTTGTCCACTGGGCACATACCTGTACCTGCCTGACACCTGCAAACCCGTAAATTtgatatatgtaaatattttggtTGCTTTGTGAGAAAATGACATAGGAAGCATTACAGAAATAATAACACATTtccatttgtattattattgatgcCAAATTAGATGTTACCTGTAAATGAGCCTCCTTCTCACACTGCGTTTAAAGAAGCCGCTGCAGCCGTTGCAGGCGTAAATGCCGTAGTGTTTACCACTGCTGGTGTCTCCGCACACTTTACAGACCAAAGCCGGGCTGAGGGCTTTGCCAGGGGCCGGACTCTTGGCTGGGGGTCAAACAtaatgacaaacacacacacacacacacagcagaatgGTTAGTGCCATTCATTGAGTGTTTTTCTTTGAATGGAATTGTCCTACTTGTGTGTGCCTGCCATCTGTGGTGTGAGATGAGCATACGTGAAGATGGCAAGTCaatactggaaaatgtcatttagtGGATTATTGCTAACTTGCTATAATAATAttccataataatatatatatatatatatatatatatatatatatatatatatatatatatatatatatatatatatatatatatatatatatatatatatatatatatatatatataatataataagataatataataataacttcccataataacaattatagattaataataatgtctatagcaggggtctcaaatgtggcccgcaggacactagtttgaagcccccgccttgatatgaaagtttaatgttagtgcggcccgtgcaagtttgatatggatgctgtatggtatcatgtacccagaaaaaattattacgtttgattaatgttcatgttaaaggttaaataactgttaatagttatcctccctatccgtgtggaagtggtaagttcttggctttttaagtttaaaggaaataacttggaggctaccgtttaggtcgctagctctctagtttgcgagttagcatgtgtctcaagaccctgcagttgcgcaatatgttgtaaataaaaagagtataaatgtgactatagtcgtgttttgtcatgtctacagggctctaataatgctttgttcattttaatttgaaaaaaataatttgtctacccaccaactatatgtggtttcttaagtttttattatttgccgttttattattattattatatttatttatttattattaattgattgattttctttattcttgatttgtttatttatttttcatcttattttgtgtagaaaaataaaaagtaagatatttgagaacagtggaatgttttatcagagcttttcttgtagaaaatcggaaccaaagcaaagtttattaatttttctgtttttaataatgtgttttttttgtttttttttttaaaaacctgatgcggcccaccctcgcccagacccgagctccggtggcccccaggtaaatt
The Doryrhamphus excisus isolate RoL2022-K1 chromosome 12, RoL_Dexc_1.0, whole genome shotgun sequence genome window above contains:
- the nr2e3 gene encoding photoreceptor-specific nuclear receptor isoform X2, with amino-acid sequence MMEDHLTKLSMMPSSSPTESTGTDDSRGAKSPAPGKALSPALVCKVCGDTSSGKHYGIYACNGCSGFFKRSVRRRLIYRCQAGTGMCPVDKAHRNQCQACRLKKCLQAGMNKDAVQNERQPRSTAQVRLDSIDVDPEKEHLATTREPTSSSSSSSSSSGSVITWPHITSSIAIASSVPPQRCVSPQNNHRFMASLMTAETCAKLEPEDVDENIDVTSNEPERASSEYHMALYPSSSENVYETSARLLFMSVKWAKNLPVFSNLPFRDQVILLEEAWSELFLLCAIQWSLPLDSCPLLSLPDLCPGMQGKTSYTSLDLRLLQEVFSRFKALAVDPTEFACLKAIVLFKPETRGLKDPEQVENLQDQSHVMLGQHIRSHYPSQPARFGKLLLLLPSLRFVNSERIELLFFHRTIGNTPMEKLLCDMFKN
- the nr2e3 gene encoding photoreceptor-specific nuclear receptor isoform X1; protein product: MMEDHLTKLSMMPSSSPTESTGTDDSRGAKSPAPGKALSPALVCKVCGDTSSGKHYGIYACNGCSGFFKRSVRRRLIYRCQAGTGMCPVDKAHRNQCQACRLKKCLQAGMNKDAVQNERQPRSTAQVRLDSIDVDPEKEHLATTREPTSSSSSSSSSSGSVITWPHITSSIAIASSVPPQRCVSPQNNHRFMASLMTAETCAKLEPEDVDENIDVTSNEPERASSEYHMALYPSSSENVYETSARLLFMSVKWAKNLPVFSNLPFRDQVILLEEAWSELFLLCAIQWSLPLDSCPLLSLPDLCPGMQGKTSYTSLDLRLLQEVFSRFKALAVDPTEFACLKAIVLFKPGEEPACRFQRKVPSSNVFLPIFSSTETRGLKDPEQVENLQDQSHVMLGQHIRSHYPSQPARFGKLLLLLPSLRFVNSERIELLFFHRTIGNTPMEKLLCDMFKN